A window of the Nitrosopumilus ureiphilus genome harbors these coding sequences:
- a CDS encoding NADH-quinone oxidoreductase subunit N, whose protein sequence is MLEITSTPLVLIAILGTVGVILPIISIARKEKGSNSFYAVIAFAALIVSMGYVGYQFINENVSASALFSDDVVVDDAFGGFFAIAMLIVALFTTVGSFNYMRKHNSPAVYYSLILLATIGMVLVAYSTDLVMLFVAWELMSIPTYVLVGFMKKNPSSNEAALKYFLFGALSSAIIVYGISISYGLTGSTNIGEVIQGYSTLDPSLLPLALLSVGMFIAGFGFKMGLVPFHQWLPDTYEGAPSPITALLAAATKKAGFAATIRVVVLGMVVLNLDWTLALGIIAVMTMTIGNVAAIMQKNLSRMLAYSSIAHAGYILIGLAVAPHSSLGLQGSLYQIMNHAVMKGAAFIAVAGIVTTLAVTNIDKLKGLGRRMPITALGLVIALFALAGIPPLSGFWSKLMLFGSALDASSALWWAPWLAIAGVLNSALSLAYYGWITRKMYFEGETEKRVAEPKSVIAVMIFSTIFLVGFGVYPDPLIKFVEFAAPVISLGLMP, encoded by the coding sequence TTGTTAGAAATTACTTCAACCCCATTGGTATTAATTGCAATATTGGGTACTGTCGGTGTCATTCTTCCGATTATCAGTATCGCTAGAAAAGAAAAAGGGTCTAATTCATTTTATGCAGTAATTGCATTTGCAGCCTTAATTGTATCCATGGGATATGTTGGATATCAATTCATTAACGAAAATGTTTCTGCATCTGCTCTTTTCTCAGATGATGTTGTAGTTGATGATGCATTTGGTGGATTCTTTGCAATAGCAATGTTAATTGTTGCTTTGTTCACAACAGTTGGCTCTTTCAATTACATGAGAAAACATAATTCTCCTGCAGTATACTATTCTCTAATTTTACTTGCAACTATTGGTATGGTGTTAGTAGCATACTCTACAGATTTGGTTATGTTGTTTGTTGCATGGGAGCTGATGAGTATTCCAACATATGTCTTAGTTGGATTTATGAAAAAGAACCCAAGCTCAAATGAGGCTGCTCTAAAATATTTCTTGTTTGGCGCATTGTCCTCTGCAATCATAGTTTACGGAATTTCTATTTCCTATGGATTAACTGGTTCTACAAATATTGGAGAGGTGATTCAAGGTTACTCAACGCTTGATCCATCTCTGCTGCCTCTAGCATTACTTTCTGTTGGAATGTTTATTGCAGGATTTGGATTCAAGATGGGACTTGTACCTTTCCATCAATGGCTTCCTGATACCTATGAGGGTGCGCCTTCACCAATAACTGCACTCCTTGCAGCAGCAACAAAGAAAGCTGGATTTGCAGCTACAATCAGAGTTGTAGTCCTGGGAATGGTAGTTCTAAATCTTGACTGGACATTAGCCCTTGGTATTATTGCTGTGATGACAATGACTATAGGAAACGTTGCTGCAATTATGCAAAAGAATCTTTCAAGAATGCTAGCATATTCAAGTATTGCACATGCAGGATACATTTTGATTGGCCTTGCAGTTGCACCGCATAGCTCACTTGGATTGCAGGGTTCTTTATATCAAATCATGAATCACGCCGTAATGAAGGGAGCAGCTTTCATTGCAGTTGCAGGAATTGTAACAACTCTTGCTGTAACTAATATTGATAAACTCAAAGGACTTGGAAGAAGAATGCCGATTACTGCTCTAGGTTTGGTAATTGCATTGTTTGCATTGGCTGGAATTCCTCCACTTTCAGGATTTTGGAGTAAGCTGATGTTATTTGGTAGTGCATTAGATGCAAGTTCTGCTTTATGGTGGGCACCATGGCTTGCAATTGCAGGAGTTCTTAACAGTGCATTATCTCTTGCTTACTATGGTTGGATTACACGAAAAATGTACTTTGAAGGTGAAACAGAAAAAAGAGTTGCAGAGCCAAAATCTGTTATCGCAGTTATGATCTTCTCAACAATCTTCTTGGTAGGATTCGGTGTATATCCAGATCCATTAATTAAATTTGTAGAATTTGCAGCTCCGGTTATTAGTTTAGGCCTTATGCCTTAA
- a CDS encoding site-2 protease family protein yields the protein MEDASQENIISLVKSIFEVSDFTKTEFSLEFRIEDYDFKSKFEDLARKLENRSYAGKLEEMNGGRYVIIQKFSPKKQRRWMSSSWTPRILFAVVISFVMIDGYYRTSGTNSIIEIGDPLEMAGVYTLSLLGILGIHELGHIIAAKIHRLKTTWPYFIPGLPVIGIPTFGAFIQSKGLTINREILFDVAIAGPIAGLVIAVIVSIYGAYTAPMLEQDIAAGLFAESKLIEWNQGEPLLMTASLALFGKGGEGHEVIMTPVMFAAWIGFLITFLNLLPAWQLDGGHMARTLLGPKLHRYATFGSMAILVLLNYWLMAMLILIMSSRNPGATPLDDISPLSRNRKLAYIGIIGLAILCAPLPSDFLPNLLP from the coding sequence ATGGAAGACGCCTCACAAGAAAACATTATTTCATTAGTCAAATCCATATTTGAGGTAAGTGATTTTACAAAAACGGAGTTTTCTTTAGAGTTTCGAATAGAAGATTATGATTTCAAATCAAAGTTTGAGGATTTAGCTAGAAAATTGGAGAATAGGAGTTATGCAGGGAAATTAGAAGAGATGAATGGTGGAAGATATGTAATCATTCAGAAATTTTCACCAAAAAAACAGAGAAGATGGATGAGTTCTTCGTGGACTCCCAGAATATTGTTTGCAGTCGTAATTTCATTTGTAATGATTGATGGATACTATAGAACATCAGGAACTAATTCCATTATAGAAATTGGAGATCCTCTCGAAATGGCAGGAGTATACACATTATCATTATTAGGAATTCTAGGAATTCATGAGCTGGGCCATATTATTGCTGCAAAAATACACAGACTAAAAACAACTTGGCCTTACTTTATTCCAGGGTTACCAGTAATTGGAATTCCAACATTTGGTGCATTTATTCAGTCAAAAGGATTAACAATTAATCGGGAAATTTTGTTTGATGTTGCTATTGCAGGTCCTATTGCAGGATTAGTGATTGCAGTTATAGTTTCAATTTATGGAGCATATACTGCACCAATGTTGGAGCAAGATATTGCAGCAGGGTTATTTGCCGAATCCAAATTAATAGAATGGAATCAGGGTGAGCCACTACTAATGACTGCAAGCCTAGCATTGTTTGGAAAAGGAGGAGAGGGACACGAGGTAATCATGACACCAGTCATGTTTGCAGCATGGATTGGATTTTTAATTACGTTTTTGAATTTACTTCCAGCATGGCAACTAGACGGAGGACATATGGCAAGAACATTACTTGGCCCAAAACTTCACAGATATGCAACTTTTGGAAGTATGGCAATTCTTGTTTTGTTAAATTACTGGTTAATGGCAATGTTAATTCTCATTATGAGTTCAAGAAATCCTGGAGCAACTCCACTTGATGATATTTCACCACTTTCGAGAAACAGAAAACTTGCATACATTGGAATTATAGGATTAGCAATTTTATGTGCACCATTACCATCAGATTTTCTACCAAATCTCTTACCTTAG
- a CDS encoding transcriptional regulator codes for MPEIWLNYGITDVVLDIRAENLEQKIDSDGKILEDSAINEKLNSLDLSKPMELVVLHNSKSIQKIISSLFILCEQKSKPFPKIFAEKKILNLVKAGLPEGSSINEFDDVGISNSNLVFMGEMEFDGLFGYETISTRLLKKFGLDSMLSAYAKRQGNLPVPGQHPESLVEAKKFTDNFEIQGIEIVANSKGMIDFSIGHPSETISTTKTLESNSIKDVGEHKTMVISTGKDASNFDLGKSLSSLWNCSSAIKKDGLAILVAECKGGLGSDAIQQYIEDRLTLEQLRNPTKYISGMEDLLFLSEVQKNFQIGLVSILPDFYTKKLNMISLPGIKYSMDYILKTQGARQKVAVVTDGARLLLR; via the coding sequence ATGCCTGAAATCTGGTTAAATTATGGTATCACAGACGTTGTTTTAGATATAAGAGCAGAAAATTTAGAGCAAAAAATCGATTCTGATGGAAAAATTTTGGAGGATTCTGCTATAAATGAAAAACTCAACTCTCTTGATTTATCAAAACCTATGGAACTAGTAGTTTTACATAATTCAAAATCCATTCAAAAAATTATCTCTTCTCTGTTTATTTTGTGCGAGCAAAAATCAAAACCATTCCCGAAAATTTTTGCTGAGAAAAAAATATTGAATTTGGTCAAAGCAGGACTTCCTGAAGGAAGCTCAATTAACGAATTTGATGACGTAGGCATTTCAAATTCAAATCTTGTATTTATGGGTGAGATGGAATTTGATGGATTATTTGGCTATGAAACTATTTCAACTCGCCTTCTCAAAAAATTTGGTTTAGATTCTATGCTTTCAGCATATGCTAAAAGACAAGGAAATTTGCCTGTACCAGGACAGCATCCTGAAAGTTTAGTAGAAGCAAAAAAATTCACTGATAATTTTGAAATTCAAGGTATTGAAATAGTTGCAAATTCTAAAGGCATGATTGATTTTTCAATAGGTCATCCATCTGAAACTATTTCTACAACAAAAACCTTGGAATCCAACTCAATAAAAGATGTAGGGGAGCATAAAACTATGGTGATTAGTACCGGCAAGGATGCAAGTAATTTTGATTTAGGAAAATCCCTTTCGTCTCTTTGGAACTGTTCCAGTGCAATAAAAAAAGACGGTCTTGCAATTTTGGTGGCTGAATGTAAAGGTGGATTGGGATCTGATGCAATTCAACAATACATTGAAGATAGATTAACTTTGGAGCAACTAAGAAATCCTACCAAATACATTAGTGGAATGGAAGATCTGTTATTTCTCTCAGAAGTACAAAAGAATTTTCAGATTGGTCTAGTTTCAATCTTGCCTGACTTTTATACCAAGAAACTAAACATGATTTCACTACCTGGAATAAAATATTCTATGGATTATATTTTAAAAACACAAGGAGCAAGACAAAAGGTTGCAGTTGTTACAGATGGTGCTAGACTTTTACTAAGGTAA
- a CDS encoding class I SAM-dependent methyltransferase yields the protein MLKKALASVLSEKESEDLISAFDQIGDIIIVRIPDTLLPKKKIIGETLLNEVKIARSVYYQASDVEGDFRTRNLEILAGEDNTETEYKEFGCKFIVDVEKAFFSPRLSTERERIANLIQEGEIVTNMFAGVGMFSIMAAKKKKCTVYSLDINPVASKLCEKNIELNKLAGKVISINGDASKIIKEQLENKSDRTLMLLPERSDEFLESAISTTKNGGTIHYYSHIHADKKSEAGKLSEAHYLQVTPVKSEILSSKIVRAVGPRYYQTVVDVKISK from the coding sequence ATGCTAAAAAAAGCACTTGCAAGTGTGCTTTCTGAAAAAGAAAGTGAGGATTTGATCTCAGCATTTGATCAAATTGGAGACATAATTATTGTAAGAATTCCAGACACCTTGTTACCAAAGAAGAAAATCATTGGTGAAACTTTGCTAAATGAAGTAAAAATTGCCCGAAGTGTATACTATCAAGCATCAGATGTGGAAGGAGATTTTCGTACAAGAAATTTGGAGATCCTAGCAGGAGAAGACAATACTGAGACAGAATACAAAGAATTTGGATGTAAATTCATAGTTGACGTTGAAAAGGCATTTTTTTCACCTAGACTTTCAACAGAAAGGGAAAGAATTGCAAATTTGATTCAGGAGGGAGAAATTGTGACCAACATGTTTGCAGGAGTTGGAATGTTTTCAATAATGGCTGCAAAAAAGAAAAAATGTACTGTATATAGTTTGGATATCAATCCAGTTGCCTCAAAACTGTGTGAAAAAAACATAGAATTAAACAAACTAGCAGGAAAAGTAATATCAATTAATGGAGATGCATCAAAAATTATCAAAGAACAGTTAGAGAACAAATCAGATAGAACATTGATGTTATTACCAGAAAGATCTGATGAATTTTTAGAATCTGCAATCAGTACAACTAAAAATGGCGGAACAATTCATTATTATTCACATATTCACGCTGATAAAAAATCAGAAGCTGGAAAACTATCAGAAGCACACTACCTTCAAGTCACACCAGTCAAATCAGAAATTCTAAGTTCAAAAATTGTAAGGGCAGTAGGTCCAAGATATTATCAAACAGTAGTTGATGTAAAAATTTCCAAATAG
- a CDS encoding transcription initiation factor IIB — protein sequence MSFQEIKCLRCGKNTLVTDVESSEVFCSNCGIVVEEKVNDSRSERRFTDSPTIKSHTGDKTSLTRHDRGLSTMINPFDKDSAGNPLSTSMKSSMTRLRKWDSRSRVKTSNDKNLQQALLELLKMKEKLSLPDAIAEKASYIYRKALEKKLVRGRSISSLIAACLYAACRESETPRTLREVAATIGIKRKEISATYRLIFKELDLKMPVVDSVSCVAKIASNAELSEKTKRYAMKILKNAERQNALAGKHPMGVAASALYLACINLEENRTQKEIADAAGITEVTIRNRCKSLKEVDGIWKKLQ from the coding sequence ATGAGCTTCCAGGAAATAAAATGCCTCCGATGTGGAAAAAACACACTAGTTACTGATGTAGAATCTTCCGAAGTATTTTGCTCAAATTGTGGCATTGTAGTTGAAGAAAAGGTCAATGATAGCAGGTCTGAGAGAAGATTTACAGATTCTCCTACAATCAAATCTCATACTGGAGACAAGACCTCGTTAACAAGGCATGATCGTGGTCTTAGCACTATGATTAATCCTTTTGACAAAGACTCTGCTGGTAATCCATTATCAACTTCGATGAAATCATCTATGACACGATTACGAAAATGGGACAGTCGAAGCCGTGTCAAAACCAGTAATGATAAAAATCTCCAACAAGCTCTTCTAGAATTGTTAAAAATGAAAGAAAAATTATCTTTGCCTGATGCAATCGCTGAAAAAGCATCTTATATTTATAGAAAAGCCTTGGAAAAGAAACTAGTTCGGGGACGTTCCATCTCATCCCTTATTGCAGCTTGTCTTTATGCCGCATGTCGTGAATCAGAAACTCCACGAACATTAAGGGAAGTTGCTGCAACCATAGGAATTAAAAGAAAAGAAATCTCTGCAACCTACAGACTAATCTTCAAAGAATTAGACCTTAAAATGCCCGTAGTTGATTCTGTTTCATGCGTTGCAAAAATTGCAAGCAATGCCGAGTTGTCTGAAAAAACAAAACGTTATGCAATGAAAATCCTAAAAAATGCAGAAAGACAAAATGCCTTAGCAGGAAAACATCCAATGGGTGTTGCTGCCTCTGCTCTATATCTTGCATGCATTAATCTTGAAGAAAATAGAACGCAAAAAGAGATTGCTGATGCTGCAGGAATAACAGAAGTCACAATCCGAAACAGATGCAAAAGCCTCAAAGAGGTGGATGGTATATGGAAAAAACTTCAATAA
- the rimI gene encoding ribosomal protein S18-alanine N-acetyltransferase has product MQVILRQLGDCNIRRAEPSDLISVMEINLKTLPEHYSDYFYESLLAELPEAFIVAEIGGKHVGYIMCKTEYGFSNFKKLGFVKKGHVVSIAVLDEFRKKGIGRALVEESVNGVKLRKCDEFYLEVRCSNNEAVRLYEKLGFVIRQQLNAYYRDGEDAYLMAIELD; this is encoded by the coding sequence ATGCAAGTAATTCTTAGACAACTAGGAGATTGCAATATTAGAAGAGCAGAACCAAGCGATCTTATTTCTGTGATGGAAATTAATCTGAAAACCCTTCCAGAACATTACTCTGATTATTTCTATGAAAGCCTGCTGGCAGAGCTTCCTGAGGCGTTCATTGTTGCAGAAATTGGAGGAAAACACGTTGGTTATATTATGTGTAAAACTGAATACGGGTTTTCAAATTTTAAAAAATTAGGGTTTGTTAAAAAAGGTCATGTGGTTTCTATTGCAGTTCTTGATGAATTTAGAAAAAAAGGTATTGGGAGAGCACTTGTAGAAGAATCCGTTAATGGCGTAAAATTAAGAAAGTGTGATGAATTCTATTTGGAAGTTAGATGTAGTAATAACGAAGCTGTTAGACTGTATGAAAAACTAGGATTTGTTATTAGACAACAACTAAACGCCTATTATCGAGATGGCGAAGATGCATATCTTATGGCAATTGAATTAGATTAG
- a CDS encoding transcriptional regulator: MDKRKGMGITIFVLCIGSFFLYAYLLMLSEWSPIVLQLSVLMIAGGILGVIAWIGYVMATTKLSSASITSED; encoded by the coding sequence ATGGATAAGCGTAAAGGGATGGGCATTACAATTTTTGTGCTTTGCATTGGTAGCTTTTTTCTTTATGCATATTTGTTAATGCTCTCTGAATGGAGTCCAATTGTATTGCAATTATCTGTGTTAATGATTGCAGGGGGAATTCTTGGAGTAATTGCATGGATTGGATATGTTATGGCAACAACAAAACTTTCGTCAGCATCAATTACCTCTGAAGATTAG
- a CDS encoding polyprenyl synthetase family protein — protein sequence MTKFFDQAILDRKNIEINPLLETYGMYIQKIDEALDDELSLYSESEFIEPLKYSLDGGKRIRPIILTLAAESVGKVDENTWSASCAVEFLHMESIIHDDIIDNETMRRQKDPFHIKFGYNTSILTGDFVLGLILAISSRLDNARITKDLATTAMLMSEGEMIENRLETSEDVTFDDYLKVIEYKTATAFEVAARIGAIIANGSEEQIEALTEYGKNIGIAYQIRDDLLDWKNEDKLFNLLIKKSSDPRDVFNKMEELLREYSEKARVGLRKIPDNDAKINLDNLIKFTSFKA from the coding sequence ATGACAAAGTTTTTTGATCAGGCAATTTTGGACAGGAAAAATATCGAAATCAATCCACTACTTGAAACCTATGGAATGTATATTCAAAAAATTGATGAAGCGTTAGATGATGAACTTTCTCTTTATTCTGAATCAGAATTCATTGAACCATTAAAATATTCATTAGATGGCGGAAAACGAATTAGGCCAATTATTTTGACTCTTGCAGCTGAGAGCGTAGGAAAAGTTGATGAAAATACATGGTCAGCATCTTGTGCTGTTGAATTTTTACATATGGAATCGATCATTCATGATGACATTATTGATAATGAAACTATGAGAAGGCAAAAAGATCCATTTCATATCAAATTTGGTTACAATACCAGTATACTTACAGGGGACTTTGTTTTAGGATTAATTCTTGCAATATCTTCAAGATTAGACAATGCCAGAATTACAAAAGATTTAGCCACAACTGCCATGTTGATGAGTGAAGGCGAAATGATTGAAAATAGATTAGAAACCAGTGAGGATGTTACATTTGATGATTATCTCAAAGTAATCGAATACAAAACTGCAACTGCATTTGAGGTAGCAGCAAGAATAGGTGCAATCATTGCAAATGGATCCGAAGAGCAGATTGAAGCATTAACTGAATATGGAAAAAACATTGGGATTGCATATCAAATTAGAGATGATTTGTTGGACTGGAAAAACGAAGACAAGTTGTTTAATCTACTAATTAAGAAAAGTTCCGACCCAAGAGATGTTTTTAATAAAATGGAAGAGTTGTTAAGAGAATATTCTGAAAAAGCAAGAGTCGGTTTAAGAAAAATTCCAGATAATGACGCAAAAATAAATCTAGATAATTTAATTAAATTTACTTCATTTAAGGCATAA
- the pyrE gene encoding orotate phosphoribosyltransferase yields the protein MEFVKEFATFLHQKGIIKFGEFTLASGKKSSYYVDLRLVPSYPHEFRKMVKYLENEIAQNIGLDNFESIASVPTGGLVIASALAIETVKPLIYVRSKPKDYGTSKSVEGKIHDGMKVVMIDDVATTGGSVVNAIKSLKEVNISVKDAYVIVNRMEGADQALSELGVNMHSILDILQITEALYEQNLVDENVLEKVKKQINK from the coding sequence ATGGAATTTGTAAAAGAGTTTGCAACCTTTTTGCATCAAAAAGGCATTATAAAATTTGGAGAATTTACACTTGCAAGTGGAAAAAAGAGTTCTTACTATGTGGATTTAAGACTAGTTCCAAGCTATCCTCATGAATTTAGAAAAATGGTGAAATATCTTGAAAACGAGATTGCTCAAAATATAGGATTAGATAATTTTGAGTCCATTGCTTCTGTCCCAACAGGAGGATTAGTAATTGCATCAGCATTAGCAATAGAAACTGTAAAACCTCTAATCTATGTTAGAAGCAAACCAAAAGATTATGGTACTTCAAAATCAGTTGAAGGAAAAATTCATGATGGAATGAAAGTAGTTATGATTGACGATGTTGCAACTACTGGAGGTTCAGTCGTGAATGCAATAAAATCACTAAAAGAAGTCAACATTTCAGTAAAGGACGCATATGTAATTGTCAATAGAATGGAAGGTGCGGATCAAGCCTTATCTGAATTAGGAGTCAACATGCATTCAATTCTTGATATTTTGCAGATCACAGAAGCATTGTATGAACAAAATTTAGTAGATGAGAATGTTTTAGAAAAGGTGAAAAAACAAATTAACAAATGA
- a CDS encoding NADH-quinone oxidoreductase subunit L, whose product MATEALGLPFEVGTLSAWLVWILPFAAALIMPGIGKMSKNATGYVAVGFALMSALSAASMIPVALEAQELHHQIMWIEAIGLKGGVLADPLSIIMANVVGWISFLIMIYSTGYMKGDKDITRFWFWMMFFIGSMQLIVLSDNLLQVFFGWEGVGLASYALISFWYRDKKKDHVGTEGRTVLGMLDYYSPTHAGMKAFIMTKVGDVMMIAGMLLIFLFAGTFGFKELMGDTAWATAMSAQGLLVPAFVLLFGGAVGKSAQFPLNEWLLEAMTGPTAVSALIHAATMVKAGVFLVARIGPLVFALGAAGILADQFFEIVAWVGAITALLLATQGMVSPEIKKVLAYSTGSQIGYMMMAMGVAGLSHQYVDGYTAGFFHLISHAMFKASLFMAAGSLLHIVGSRFMSDMGGLRKQMKKTYAFMWAAGLGLMGAPFITTGFWSKDAIFAAVYESGNEWAMPLYAIAVLTAVITAFYTTRMIGMVFFGKKSKHIEKMEEEGHHIHEASLSMWIPYGILAVLTIGIGLIGLSTEEGLHELFVDYLEESFGITTEHAATETSILPEFLQGLNPIALGSSLAAFAIGIGLGYIFYIGRWVDPVRFVNSNIFFYAIHKIILNRWYLNAIIYWCFVVAPLWLARGVFRYFEKTAIDYGMNDGVQKAVGWSAKVVQGTQTGVSQSYLFVFGAGLLFVVLILLI is encoded by the coding sequence ATGGCAACTGAAGCTTTAGGATTGCCATTTGAAGTTGGAACTCTTAGTGCATGGCTTGTTTGGATTTTGCCATTTGCTGCTGCACTAATTATGCCTGGAATTGGCAAAATGTCAAAGAATGCAACTGGATATGTGGCAGTTGGATTTGCTTTGATGAGTGCATTATCTGCAGCATCAATGATTCCTGTTGCCTTGGAGGCTCAGGAATTACATCATCAAATAATGTGGATTGAGGCAATTGGTCTCAAAGGTGGTGTGTTAGCAGATCCACTTTCTATAATCATGGCAAATGTTGTGGGTTGGATTTCATTTCTCATTATGATATACAGTACAGGTTACATGAAAGGTGATAAAGACATTACAAGATTTTGGTTCTGGATGATGTTCTTTATTGGTTCTATGCAGTTAATTGTATTGTCTGATAACTTACTTCAAGTATTCTTTGGATGGGAAGGTGTAGGACTTGCATCATATGCCTTGATCAGCTTTTGGTATCGCGATAAGAAGAAAGATCATGTTGGAACTGAAGGACGTACTGTTCTTGGAATGTTAGACTACTATTCTCCAACACATGCAGGTATGAAGGCATTCATCATGACCAAAGTTGGTGATGTTATGATGATTGCAGGTATGCTTTTGATATTTTTGTTTGCAGGGACATTTGGATTTAAAGAACTAATGGGTGATACTGCATGGGCAACTGCAATGTCTGCTCAGGGATTATTGGTTCCTGCATTTGTTTTATTGTTTGGAGGAGCAGTTGGAAAATCTGCACAATTCCCACTAAACGAATGGCTCTTAGAAGCAATGACTGGACCTACAGCAGTTTCAGCATTGATCCATGCTGCAACAATGGTCAAAGCAGGCGTCTTCTTAGTTGCAAGAATTGGACCTCTTGTTTTTGCATTAGGTGCTGCTGGAATTCTTGCAGATCAATTCTTTGAAATTGTTGCTTGGGTTGGTGCAATTACTGCGTTATTGTTGGCAACACAAGGAATGGTCAGTCCTGAAATTAAGAAAGTCCTTGCATATTCTACTGGCTCTCAAATTGGTTATATGATGATGGCCATGGGTGTTGCAGGATTATCTCATCAATATGTGGATGGTTACACTGCAGGTTTCTTCCATTTGATTTCTCACGCAATGTTCAAAGCATCATTATTCATGGCAGCAGGTTCTCTGTTGCATATTGTTGGTTCTAGATTCATGTCCGATATGGGTGGTCTTAGAAAACAGATGAAGAAGACTTATGCATTCATGTGGGCTGCGGGTTTGGGATTGATGGGTGCACCATTTATCACAACTGGTTTCTGGAGTAAGGATGCAATATTTGCAGCAGTCTATGAATCAGGAAATGAATGGGCAATGCCACTTTATGCAATTGCAGTATTGACTGCAGTAATTACAGCATTTTACACTACAAGAATGATTGGAATGGTGTTCTTTGGAAAGAAGAGCAAACACATCGAAAAGATGGAAGAAGAAGGACATCATATTCATGAAGCATCATTATCAATGTGGATACCATATGGAATTCTTGCAGTTCTTACAATTGGAATTGGACTAATTGGTTTATCTACAGAAGAAGGACTTCATGAATTGTTTGTAGATTATCTTGAAGAATCCTTTGGTATTACCACTGAACATGCAGCTACAGAAACATCTATTCTTCCTGAATTCTTACAGGGTCTTAATCCAATTGCGTTAGGATCTTCGTTGGCAGCATTTGCAATTGGAATTGGACTAGGTTACATCTTCTATATTGGCAGGTGGGTTGATCCTGTAAGATTTGTAAATTCTAACATCTTCTTTTATGCAATTCACAAAATTATCTTAAACAGATGGTATCTTAATGCAATTATCTACTGGTGCTTTGTTGTAGCACCATTGTGGTTGGCAAGAGGTGTATTCAGATACTTTGAAAAGACAGCTATCGATTATGGTATGAATGATGGAGTTCAGAAAGCCGTTGGATGGAGTGCAAAAGTTGTACAAGGAACTCAAACTGGTGTCTCACAATCATATCTATTCGTATTTGGAGCAGGACTACTATTCGTGGTTCTGATATTGTTGATATAG
- a CDS encoding TenA family transcriptional regulator has translation MSIIKKIDEMIEERSLLKHPFYQMWSDGKLTQESLAGYSKEYFQLVKAVPDFMTPIIEKAPEAVVGELIENQHEESDHIKPWLAFAEELGVSEDELIPYAGTSKTQKAVSDLNGLMDTFEGGACAMYAFEKEIPKISQTKLDGLAEFYGLTSHEATEYFELHTEADVRHAASWRNILEKSSTDSNNLIEIADKSISAQNLLLDSCYEEYC, from the coding sequence ATGAGTATAATTAAAAAAATTGATGAAATGATTGAAGAAAGAAGTTTGCTAAAACATCCATTCTATCAAATGTGGTCTGATGGAAAGTTGACCCAAGAATCTTTGGCAGGATATTCCAAAGAATATTTTCAACTTGTAAAAGCTGTTCCAGATTTTATGACTCCCATTATTGAGAAAGCACCAGAAGCAGTTGTTGGCGAATTAATTGAAAACCAACACGAAGAATCTGATCATATTAAACCGTGGCTTGCCTTTGCAGAAGAACTTGGTGTTTCTGAAGACGAATTGATTCCATATGCTGGAACATCAAAAACTCAGAAAGCAGTATCTGATCTGAATGGATTGATGGATACTTTTGAAGGCGGTGCATGTGCAATGTATGCTTTTGAAAAAGAAATTCCAAAAATCAGTCAAACTAAACTTGATGGATTGGCTGAATTTTATGGTCTGACAAGTCATGAAGCTACAGAATATTTTGAACTCCATACAGAAGCTGATGTTCGTCATGCTGCATCATGGAGAAATATTTTGGAAAAATCTTCAACTGATTCAAACAATCTGATTGAAATTGCAGACAAATCTATTTCTGCACAAAACTTGTTGCTTGATAGTTGTTATGAAGAATATTGCTAA